The genomic DNA TGGTTGGTGACCTTGTCCTGGTTCAAGTAGATTGTGCCGTCCTTCTTGAGGTAGACGACCACATCGGGGTTTTCCGGCATATTCGCGGTATTCATGGCCGCGGGCAGCCGGACGTCAACGCCCTTCTGGACGAGGGGCGTGACGACCATGAAGATGATCAGCAGGACGAGTAGAACATCGCACAGGGGAACGACGTTAGGCTCGGCATGCGGGCGTTCCTTCCCCTTGCTGATGG from Candidatus Aminicenantes bacterium includes the following:
- a CDS encoding biopolymer transporter ExbD, with the protein product MSISISKGKERPHAEPNVVPLCDVLLVLLIIFMVVTPLVQKGVDVRLPAAMNTANMPENPDVVVYLKKDGTIYLNQDKVTNQEALQSMLEEAFLTVAEKKLYLKADGDLEYGVLIDLYVKIRAAGIENIAIITDKKTEKG